The sequence GCCTATGTCCTTGCCGAAAATGCCGGAGATGGGACCGAACACCTCTACCTCACCAACTTTCAGAATATCGACCGCTGCCCGGAGTCTGACCCTGGACTTCAGCCAGCCGCCCCCCGGCGGTGACGAAATGCCCCAGGAAATCCATCCCAAGTGCTTCCAGTTTTCTCTGAACGTGTTCCGTCAATAACCTGTCCTCGATGCTGGGTTCCAGGCTCTTGTCAGGATGATTATGAAGCAAAAGGACCCCCGCCGCATCAAGTCGGACGGCCCTTCTCAGGAGGTGCTTCAGATCCAGGACAGCCCCCTCGAGCCCTCCCCAGGAGATGAGGTCATCCTCGATGACCTTCCCACCTCGGTCGGAGAAGACGGCGACGATGAACTCCCTTGGTTCATCGGAGAAGGTGGCGCTCCAGCGCGCCAGGCAGGAGCGAAAATGCTCCCGGGGCTCGCCCATGTCGGCGGCCTTCTCCTCGGCATAGAGCCTCCTGGCGAGTTCCAGGGCCGCCACCAGGGAGGCGGATTTGGCCCTGCCGAGTCCGCTGGTCTCCATGAATTCCCTGAAGGATGCCCTGGAAAGTCCCTGGAGGCCTCCGTACTCCTCGACCAGGGATGATGCCATGTCCAGGACGTTTTTCCCCCTGTCGCCGGT comes from Thermovirga sp. and encodes:
- a CDS encoding DNA repair protein RadC, whose protein sequence is MRMAPSSRSELPRERIERLGPQALSLVEIVAILLRTGDRGKNVLDMASSLVEEYGGLQGLSRASFREFMETSGLGRAKSASLVAALELARRLYAEEKAADMGEPREHFRSCLARWSATFSDEPREFIVAVFSDRGGKVIEDDLISWGGLEGAVLDLKHLLRRAVRLDAAGVLLLHNHPDKSLEPSIEDRLLTEHVQRKLEALGMDFLGHFVTAGGRLAEVQGQTPGSGRYSESW